The Meriones unguiculatus strain TT.TT164.6M chromosome 3, Bangor_MerUng_6.1, whole genome shotgun sequence genomic sequence CAAGTGTATTCTCACCTGTCCAGGCTTCGGAGCCTATATTTAGTCCTTTTTGACTCTAGGTCATCCCTGATTGTCACAAGCCAgcgtgaaaagaagaaaaggaattcaTTATTGGGTCATGAAAGACCGAGGAGGGTCACACGATCACCTCAAATGATTTGAATATAGGAAAACTTGTAAATTGAACCTCCCGAACTCAAAAATATGAAATGCTTCAACATCCAAAACTTTTTTCGACAGTGCCCCATGTGGAAAAAATTCCATACCTATCTTCATGAGATTGGTGATGGTGAAATGGCAGATACGCTAAACAGTATCATTCATATAAAGTCACCTTTAGCATATTAGGTATAGAAGGTATTAGTTATATGAGTACATCCTGTGTTTAGACGTGGGTTTCACGCTTCAAGTTCTGACAGTGTATATGCAAAGGAGAGACTGTGTCACACCGGGTCTatcttgagcataggagacctctaaagcccacccccacaatgacacactttctccaacaagaccacacccactccaacaaggccacacctcctaatagtgccactccctatgggccacaCATTGAAACAGGAGTcgatgggggccattcctattcaaaccactgcaaTGGCTACAGCCACAGTAGGCCAGTAATGCCAGCACTGTAACcagcaaagacaggaggattgctggaatCTGCCTCCACAAAATAGCTCAGTGGTCCACATGGTAGACTAAATGATTTTGTTTCAGCAAATCAGCATCATTTACGTTAAGGTATAGCACTGCTAATTTCATTTTATTGGTTTTGTGCCTTTATGTATATTTGCTTTGTAAAATAGGTTCTGCAAAATAGGCTCGTGGTCTTAGTTGGAGAACTATAATCATAAGGAGTTGCTACCTGGCATTATTGTTGtaatcttttttacattgtaaaaattTAACTTGAAAGGGTGGAGGAGAAAGATAATGGACCAGGTAGTAAAAGCCTGCGGCATAAGCTTGAGAACCCGTTTGAGCccaagcacccacataaaagccagacatAGTCCAAGCACCTGTAATCGTAGTGCTAGGGAGGCTGGGACTTGTTGACTGGCTAGTTTAGCTGAAGTtgcaggcagttatgagctggctgacgtgggtgctggaaatccaaCTCGGGTACTCTGCAGCAGCTGTGCGTGCGCGCATGCGTGCACAAGTGATAATAAACTGAAAAATTTTAAGATAAGGTACATTGGACTAGAAagatggtttagcagttaagagcatgccCTCCTGTTTCAGAAGGCCAAGTTTCATTACTGCGATCCAGTTTGGGATCTAAAAGACTTTCATAGAGCTCACTGGTGTTAGCATGACCCAGATCTTCTGTGAGGGAGCAGCGGCTCCTCATGAGATTTGGGGACCACTCTTGTTTCCCAGAGATGAGAGATCGTTAACTGACCCCCTTTTCACTTCAGTTTAATGAGTCTCATGATTTGGAATGTGGATGGAGGGCCCAGGTAGAGGACGGACCTTAGTCTTCCTGGGACTTGGAGAGGTCTGGCTGGCTGTTGCCTAACTCTTCCTCTTGTTGCAGGTATTTTTCTCACTTCTACGTCATCTCCGTGTTATGGAATGGCTACCTGCTCTGGctcctctctcagtctctgttccTGGGAGCGCCTTTTCCAAACTGGCTCCGCACTTTGCTCAGAACTCTTGGGGCCACGCAGTTCCGAGGTAATTTGGCTCCCTAGCCTGTTCCTGGTTCCTGAACAAGGTTCTCACCAATCGGGTCCCTCTGCAGGGCCTGGAAAGTGGAGGGGAGACAGTTTGCATGGTTAGTTGGTCCCAAGTCCTCACTGAGCTGTGGCACAGCCCAGGGTCAGGCTCTGTTCTGCCTCCTCGCAAGCGTGCTGAATGCAGGACAGGCTGTTCTCCTCTGATATTATTACTATGTGATAATCTTACGAAGAGGGCCTCACACGTGCTGGGGAGGCTTTGGAAATCCCGCAAGTTTGCATTgaaacatttatcatttatacaccTGCAGCCAGAATCGTGCCTCAGGGCTCACAGAAATTTGATTTGGGTTTGGGGACTGGTGAAATGGATCAGTGAGTAAACCTGTTAGCCACCAGGCACTGTGATCTGACTTTCACCTGTAGGACCCACACTTTGGAAGGAGGAACTGACTTCTACAAGTTATCCTCTGTCCtacagaacacacacaaatatacacgaGTAAATAAATTagctaattaaaattaaacaaagttTTGTTCTGTTGCAAGTCTTCATTTAAATAGTGAAGCTGTGAATAGCAGTATAAAGGGCTCTGTAGAAGGGGATGGGGTCCCTAATGGTTATACACCCTTTAGTTCCTCACTGTGGTTATGTATTTGGAAGCTAGATTTGAGGAGTTTTCATTACTTATTTAGCCTGTTCATAAAGAGTTAATAAAGGGTTTTAATATTCTTAAAATACAAAGATCAGAGTGAATCTATACTGATAGAAGTTAGAATGGAGTCCTTAACCTTGGGACAGCCTGAAGCAGGGTCATCCTTAGAAAGTAGCAGTGGGGGCCGCTGGTcaagcccccccctttttttcttttcaaatatttttatttattcattttacatccttattgtagctccatccctccttctttcccagcctcacccttcattcctccctccccttttcctcagaaaaggggactccctttcccatccactgtAGCTCagcaagttacatcaggactgagtgtgtcctcttcccctgtggcctggcaaggcagtcctaccaggggaaagtgatcaaaaagctgacaagtgagtctgtgtccaatgcagtccccacttcctttactagaagacccacacgaggcctaagctgcccatctgctacatcttcgtaaggagcctaggtccagttcatgcatggtcctacTCCTTAATCAGGATGCCAGTAAGACGTGGGAGTCAAAATTGACCAAGCTGTGTCCTTGTGCTGTGTGTCTATGTTACTCTTTTAAAAAGGCAGACTGGATCTTACAGTATTTAAAATGAGCTTTTCTTCTTACTTCCTTGGAGCACTTAATGATGGGCCCATAGGAAAGTAGATCTTGGGACCCACTCACTATCTCTGTAAACAAGTAatacctttctctttttcttttggcaGCACTGGGGATGGAGTCCAaggcctcccaaatgctaggcaagtgcttcaCTGCTCAATTCTATCTCCTCTCCtttatttttgaagtctgagaAGAAATACTGACCTGTTTGAGCCCCTGCCCCTGTCTCTACCTTGGTGGGTAGGTAGGTGTGACCCCAGGAGCCCACGAGATAGGACTGTCCCAACGTCATCACGTTACTCCCTAACTGCCAGCATTCAGCATGTTGGCACGGGAACTAGAACCCCATGGACCCTTCCGTGGTGATGCCCATGTGGCCTGAAAGGCTCTTCCATAACAGAGATGCCATTCAATGTGGCTGTGTCCTCACAGCTTGGAAGAGGAAGTCTTTGGTTTACATAGCCTCACCAGCCCTTTGACGTTGGTCTTATGTGGAGCCAAGGGTAAACACAACCCTTGGCTCAATCCTGGAGGAGAAGCTCTGACCGTGCCACCTTGTGTGTTGCAGTGGGTGAGCTGGCTCTGTCTGCCTTCTTGGTGTTGGTGTTTCTCTGGGTCCACAGCCTGCGGAGACTCTTCGAGTGCTTCTGCATCAGCATCTTCTCTAACGCGGTCATTCACATCGTGCAGTACTGTTTCGGGCTTGTCTACTATGTCCTGGTTGGCCTGACGGTACTGAGCCAAGTGCCCATGGATGACAAGAATGGTGAGTGGCCCTTGCCGTGGTCCAAAAGTCATCATGTCAAAAGGAAGATATGTCAATCATGACTGCTAGAGCCTGAGAAACACTAGCATAAAGCAGCCATCACTGCTTTCAGTGACAACTCTAAAGTACAAATCATTCCTGAGAATGTTTAAGGATTATGAAGTTAAGCTGCGTGGGGTCGACTTATAGGGAGGTAGGAAGTATGGATGAACTCTGAACAGGAGGCGGGAAACTCCAAAGAAGAGACTATAAAGAAAGAGGCATCAAAGGAGGTGGCCTCACCAAGATCCAGTTATCGGGGAGTGAGAAGCCACTATATGGGATTAAATCACAGAAAATGAGACTAAGGCACTTCAGGTGAATGGTTCTGATTTGAAGAAGGAATGCAATCTCTTGCCATTAATTCTTGGGATGACTGTCCTTAGAACAAAGCCTTTCTTCCTGTGGGGCAGCCTGAGGGAAGAGGAAAACTGTGTGAGTTGGTAACTGGAGATTGCCTTAAGGTTTCCTTGGTGATTAATGGAGATTGTCTTCATGCTCTCTAGCCAGGAGGAGGGAAGCCAACCTTTGTATTTGAGAAGGAAGTGAAGTAGGTTGTTGTTTTATATGGGACTAGGAAGCTACATATGACTATCAGTTTCATGAAAACAATATGTGCAGATAATATAGAGCTCTTATCCTTTTGGGTGATTGGAATGGCTGTTTTAGGGCTGAGGTTAACTTGACATTTCAGCCCCTTTGTCCATGTCCTATATCATGAGTTGAGAGAGAGATCTGTATTTCCAACTCTTGGCGATTGAGCCTTCTGTTGTCTGATTTCAGTCTCAGAGTGCTCCTTGAAGCCCACTCTGTTGCTGTAATGCACTTCCCGAGGCTGTAAGAGTTATCGGAAAGGCGGCTTATTGATCAGGTAGCACCTCGATGTGTGAATTATTTACCGTTCAGTCAGCATCTCTTCTAATTTCTCCAGACTTCGTTTAgctttagtttcttttctgttgctatgataaaatactgtGGCCAAGACAGCTTCCTGAAGGAAGAgcttatcttggctcacagttacAGAGGGCTCAGAGTCAGTCACAGTGGGAGGCACAGCAGCAAGCTggtaggaagctgagagatcacatctccCCCGTAagtaagaagcagaaagagaaccgGAAGTAGCGAGAAGCTATATAGTCTCGACTGTATCCTCTAGTTTACATACTCCCTCCAGCATGGCTGCTCCATCCGAGCATCCACAAACTGTACCGTCAACTAGAGACCGGTTGTCCCAATCCCTGAGCCCGGAGAGGACGTTTCTCATCTAAACCACCAGGGTAGTCATCAGTCAAGTCAGTCTTAGCCCCAGCTCTTCCCACGGCGGCATTCCGACGCTCAGCCAGCCCCATGGCTTTGGCCCAGAGGTGCTTTCCTGCCcactagctctctctctctgtctgcttctgtTGGCCTTACATCACTTTTCTGAACTTTCTTCTGTGGCTTGAGCACAGCTTCTACCTTCTGCccaataaaaatgttcaaagaggCAGCCAAGACACATACACACGACATATTTTGCCAAGCacttccttgtggagctgcttCTGTTTCACCTGCTTACCCCTCGAGAGGTCACCTGGGGTCATCAGGCAGTATGATTGTACAAGTTAGCTATTTCTGTTGTCAAGACCAAACACCCGACAAGAAGCAGCTTAGTGAAGAGGGCATGGAGGTGGGAGAGCGCTGCCTAGCAGTGGGCTTATGTGTCTTGTCCAGGCCTGGCAGGTGGGTCACACCTATATTCCCAGCACCTGGGgtacagaggcaagaggatcacttcaagttcaaagccagctttgtCCATATACTGAATTCCAGGCTAACAAggcctacacagcaagaccctatcacagcaacacaaagcAGAATTCACCAGAATAGTGGGAAAAGCTACCTTTGCCGTCCGGGGGATCTGAGAGAAATGCTGTAGATTTGAGTGTCTGCTGGGCCTGTGTCACTTGGCTGAGTTTCTCTGAGCTCAGAACCTCGGTGATGAGGGCCACAGAATGACCTCACAGGGCCCTTATGCACGTGTCTGTTGCCCAGAAGAACCAGGGTTAGAACTGCAGTTGCCAAAGGTGAATTTGCTGGGTTCTTGTAGCCACTGCTTCCCACCTGTGGGTTTCTGTGTAGAGCAGTGTGACCCTTGGAGCTCTTACCCAATCAGTTCTTAGGGCTTTTTTAGGGCTTTGGCTTAGCTCCAGGGCCCGAGGCTTTTGCCACTGGACAATGTTTGCTTCTTCAGTTAGGACAAGGAAGTCTGTTGTGCTAACAATGGTGAGGATTCCATTTGCCTTTTCAATGCTATGGCTTGCTTGTGGAGCCCTTCAACGCCTGCCTTCCCTTCTTGCCACTACATCAAAAGAAAGGTCATGCTACCAGGGGCTTCGGCTTTGGGGACAGTGTCTCAGACTAGGCTCTCTCTAAACCCAGAAAGGGCATCATTTTTGCTGCTCCtcttggtgtttaactttcttcTCTTTATGAGAGACCTCACCTTTTACCTCAGAAAGTTTCTTTCCTGTCCAGAACTAGGCAGACTAGACTCATATTCTCTCaacccccctccctctctctctctctctctctctctcttcctttccctccctcttctcatctttGTTGTCtaagttgaccttgaactcctaggtacttggctgcccttgaactcatgatcctcttgcctcaacttcccaagtaCTAGACTAGCAGGCATGTAATCACCATGCCTAGGTTAGCTCAGCTTTCTAGGTTCAGGAACTCCCTGGCAGGGCTCTGGGTGGCAGCTCAGGGAGATGTTTCTCTCAAGAATTTTTTCTTGATGGGAAAAGGTGAGCAAGGCAACTTAAAACGGGACTCAGCCATAGAAGCAGCAAGCAGTCTTCACCACACAGTAATTCACCCAGGGATGGGCCAAGTTCTCGCCAGAAGCATGTGAAGAACATTCGAGAGAAGATGTCAGTATGGTCTCTGCCTGTGGCCAGCGGAGCTGCAGAGACTAAGAAGTAGCCCCAGCTGTCCAGAGTCGACTACGGGGATAACATGACGACTCAGATCCCGGAGCTCTGCAGCTGCAGCCTTGGCTAACAGGACAATTCCTGTCTCCACAGTGTACGTCCTGGGGCGGAATCTACTAAAACAAGCTCGGTGGTTCCACATCCTGGGGATGATGATGTTCTTCTGGTCATCTGCCCATCAGTACAAGTGCCACGTCATTCTCAGCAACCTCAGGAGAAACAAGAAAGGTGAGGGCTCTTCTGGAGCCTCTTAGATGGGCTCAGAGGTGGGCTTTCTCTGTCCCTtcattcctttcctcccttcccttgtcAATATCAAATACTCCCTTTTGACGAAACACCTTCCAGAAGCGTGGTCCTCTGGCTGGTGAAATGAGGTGGCAGATCTCAGATTTAGGTCTGATGGTCTGTGGTTCTGTCCTGTACCCAGCTCTGGGGacagcacagcacacatgtgTTTGACTGGCATGTAGACAGCTCATCTCAGTATGGAGTCCTGTGACCCAGCTGAAAGGAAGAGACGCAGCTTCTGAGTTAGCCTGGCCTGACTCATCATGGATACAGTTTGCATTATTCTTGTTTTATAGACGAGGAAACTAAGGTGCAGTGAGATTACACAATTTACATGAAGTTACGCAGTTACCAACTGGGAGAGTCAGGATTTGAACTCACCCACTCTGACTGTGGCATCTGAACCCTTATGTGCTTGTTAGAACTGCTGGGAAACCTGAGCAGAGACTTTTTcaggtgctttgttttgttgagggtttttggttttgttttttgtttttgttttcatttggttttggttttggtttttcttactACTGTTGTTTTGAGACGGGGTGAGTCtggtatagccctggctatcctggaactcgctaagtagctagcctcaaacccacagagttcttcctgccttggcctcctgagatcaaaggcatgtaccaccactcccagcaggcctttccttttgagacatagtctcactaTGCGgcactagctggccttgaactcacagaggtccacttgcCTGTGCCTCCCCAGCGCTGAGATTAAAGCCATGCCATACCTGTGCCTGGCTAAGGTTGATGGACAGTGGAAGTGGGTGTGATAGTTGGTAGAGTTTCTGTCAGTGGCTCTGGAAGTGCACTGGTAAAACAGCACCGTGTTCCATTTCAGGTGTGATCATTCACTGCCAGCACAGGATCCCCTTTGGAGACTGGTTCGAATATGTGTCTTCGGCTAACTACCTAGCAGAGCTGATGATCTACATCTCCATGGCCGTCACCTTCGGCTTCTACAACTTAACCTGGTGGCTGGTGGTGATGTATGTCTTCTTCAGCCAAGCCCTGTCTGCATTCTTCAACCACAAATTCTACAGAAGCACATTTGTCTCCTACCCAAAGCACAGGAAGGCTTTCCTCCcgtttttgttttaaaggcagACTGTATGGGGACAGATTCCAGTGCTGGAGACTCTGAGACAGAGACTGAAGTACGCCTCCTGCAGGAATGCTGACATTTTCCGTTCTACTTCAGTGCTGAGCTGTGTCCACTGAGCAAGCCAGTGCTCCTGGAGGAGACATCCGGGCAGGACCTGCACTTGCGGGCTCTGCTTTCTGCCAAGCTTTACCGAGCCAACCAACTGCTGACAAGCAAATGGGCATCTCCAAGCTGCTTTAGGCTCATACTAACCAGCAGTATGAACAGCTTCTCATGCATGCATGGTTGAATGCTCTCTCTCGTTCTCTTCtattctttcttgttctctctcttatctaagaaagaaacaaGATCACCTGTGTCTGGGGTAGCCTTGGGAACAGTGAACTGGACTGAATGCTGTGGGATATGATCAGTTTTTCTTGAATGTTTTAtgtcaataaaaacagaaacctcTGAAAATAACATGAATGTATGGTATCATACCAGTGGTCCCAGAGAGAAAGGAGTTTGCTGGTGTTAGTTAATATTCTGAAGTTTCCTATCAGTATCTCCACTTACATAACTGCTGCCCTGAAAACCTACCTAATAGTACGCTTGCAAACCTCTTTGAAAGAATTCTCTTTTTGACATGTGTACTGAAAAcattgagaaataaaatatttttataccaTGCATACAGACATGCCCTGGACTGAAAGAAGCGGTCTCACTCTATCCTCTCTCAGACTGTGTTAGCATACGCCTGTGTCTGTGTCAACGAGTAGAGAAAACCCAAACTATACTAGGAATAAAGTTACATCTCGAATAGCGTATGTTAAAGGAAATATCCAGTAGGGTCAAAGGGAAGTGGAGGCTTGGGGTGAAAGAGACTGAAGTGAGAAAGAATAACATTGTTCGAGCATCAGGAAAATCCTACATCCCTGCAGTGGAACCCTTTGTGGGCCTGGATGTGGCTGGATGGCCAGTGCTTGCCTGGAGTATCTGAGGCTCTGAATTTAGCTCCTAACACTGAGAAAAAACTTGGGCATACTGCTTACTAGCTGAAGTACTTGGTTTAtggctttggttttggtttgcttgttttgtcttttcttggtttgttttgttttgtttgagtcagggtctcatgtagcccacgcTGCTTTGAAATCATTATGTACCAGAGGGTgatcttgcccccccccccttttttttttgctcttgcaCTTTTGACCCTCCtgactcagtctcccaagtgctggaatttcaggtatGTGCAGTCCAGTGCTGTGGGCTGAAGCCAGTACCTCATGCGTCTTACACATCTgtccatgtctccagcccccagcttccTCAGTTAATGCAGTATCATATACTCTGCTGAGTAAGACATCCCTAGAGTTACAAACCAAGGCTGTTTAACTGATGGGAGTTTCAGtctaacatattttaaatatttatgtactTATCTTGCAGTGAGGGGGTTGAGCTCAAGGCTTCACAAAAGCTAGGCAGACCCTTTTATTACTGAGCTACACTCTATGCCTCTTAATCTAATTTTAAACACATTATTGTGGGGCACAATAATAAGAAGTGAGAagtgttttgtttgaggcagagtctctccagtatctctggctgttctggaacttagtacgtggaccagcctggcctcaaactcacaaagatccacccacttctgcctcccaaatgctgggattgaaggcatgtgccaccacacctagctacaGATAAGGAACCTCTGATAGACAGAGCAAGGAGAGCACCAAAATCTAACTTGGTGAGCTCATCAGTTTTATTGTGGTTACTAACAAGAGTATGAGTGAGATGTTACTTAGAGGAACAGAAAAGACTCAGACAGTTGCATCACCAAGGCCCACCCCAggatgggtgacagctcacaaaagctggggAAACTGGAGCacagcacagcctgcaggcagctcaacaggttagACAGTGTCCTCTCCAGGCAGCTCAGCCGGTCTCTGCTCCTTCCAGTCAGCTTAGCTTGTCTGAGTGTCTCAGCAGTCCTTACATGTTATatatttgggggggaggggcctTGTGAATTTGCTCAGttccagggacttcctgaagccattGAGTTGTTTCTTTCCTGAGTTTAATGAGCTTCCCTACAGGATGGAATGTTCCAACTCTTGTGTTTAATGAGCTTCCCTTAAAATGGAAGGTTTAAGTCTTGGAGGAATGTGCCATCTAACACACGCTTACCAAAATCCATCCTGAAGCTCCGATGTgaattttttggttgtgttttctctatctacCATCAATTAAATCACCATCTAATCATGAGTAATTATTCAAATAAACGAGGTTTATCATTTAGAATTTGCTGTCTTTGGGACCAGGGTTCAGAAACATAACTCTTCCAACATAGGAGATGGCTGTAAATCGTATGGTAGTCTGTTCCTAACTCCCATACAAATAGCATGCACGACTTTAAACAGTTTAAGGGAAAGTTATATTTTACTTTAGGATGAAATTTTATACCTAAGTTCAACTGAGGATTTAGACTTTGGAGTAAAATAAAgaacatctcaaaaaaaaaacaacaacaacaacaaaaaaaaaagaacatctctCCTGTGGGGTCTGTcaatgagaaagcaccagtttcCTGTTTATACCCCTCCCGCCCTTTGCTAACCCTTGCACACTGTCCGTtatttctgtcttcctcttctcccttgcACAAGCATGTCACTTCTAGGTGAAGATGAAAGAGGGAATAGAGAAGTGTTCCAAAGGTCTCAGAAcagggctgggatgtagctcagtccCTACAGCAACAGCCCAGCATGCCTGGGTCCCTCAGCCTGCTCCCAGACAATGTAAAAAACCAGGTGTGTGCGTACCCGTCATCCAAATACTtggaaaatggaggcaggaggatcagaaggtcaaggtcaccCTCGccttacatagcaagttcaaggccatcttgagctacatgagaccctcctcagaaaaggaaaaaaaaaagcaggcatggGCACGTGTGTGTGACTTCGTGAATAAAGTAGCTTGAGTGTTGGGTGGGGCCTAAGCAGCGCAGCATACTTGAGAACCATGCTGCATCTAAAGGGGCTGATTCAGCACTGAGGTTTGTGTTTATGAAAATGCTCCAAAAAGGAGAGTACCATACAGATTCACAACTGCTTCACAAGGATGACCCAGAAACAGCTTCACACCCTGGGCTGTATCAGCAACACTGTCAAGTTAGGAAATGGTGCCACACTACCTCAGAACAACATTCTCTACAGCAGTGTGCTGAAAGGTAGCCTTTGTTTTGGGGCTGCAACTCATCCTGCACACTAACATTTTCTTAGAGTGTGCGCCGAGTATTTGTCTCCACAATGTTGTGTTTCGTGTTATATTATTAATGTGGTGAGTGTCTATTACTGTGATCTGTTAGAGGTAAAATATACTAGTATCCCCCAAATATTCGTGTATTAGAGGCTGGTTGCAGCTATCGGGTTTAAGTGGTGATTAGAAGGCTGAagaggatcctgtcctgtttcatgttttgtccttcttccaatgtccatcccatttgcctttctgagagaggattgatcatcttgccaagggtcctccttcttgcttagctctttaggtgtgtagattttagtatgtttatcctatatgtctaatatacacttatatcctatattatatgtctaatatccacttataagtgagtatataccatgacaGAAGCCTCTGaagccacaaagggcctctgaaagactctacccagcagggtatcaaagcagacgctgagactcatagccaaactttgggaagagtgtagggaatcttatgaaagaagggagagatagaaagacctggaggggacaggagttccacgaGCAGAGCAACataacaaaaaaatctggacacagaggtcttttctgagactgatactctaaccaaggaccatgcatggaggttacctagaacccctgcacagatgtagcccatagcaactcagtgtccaagtgggttccctagtaatgggaacaggggctgtctctgacatgaactcagtggctggctctttgatcacctccctctgagaggggagcagccttaccaggccacagagaaagacaatgtagccagtcctgatgagacctgatagggcagggtcagatggaaggggaagaggacctcctctatcagggacttggggaagggcatggaaggagatgagagagggaaggtggaaatgggaagggatgagggagggggctacagctgggatacaaagtgaataaactaataaaataatttttttaaaaaaagaaaaaaattttaaaaaaacacttcaaaaataaataaataaaagaaggctggagagatggctcagcagttaagagcacttgttcttccagaggatccagattCAATTTCTAGTACACACATGATgcctcacacctgtctgtaactccagttctggggcaTATATCACCCTCTTCTGAACACTGGACGCTAGGCATGTGCATGACGCAAGATAGACCCATATGCACAGATTTGTTTGGTCATTTAAGAGTCGGTTGGCCTGTAAATTAATCCGTTGATTAAATTACTAGTCAAATGGACTTCTAATGGGTGGGGCCTGGTTAAGGAAGCAGCTCTCTAGGCCCGGGACTTCAAAGTGTCTCTCTGTCCCTTGGCAGTTTCTCAACCCTCTCTGCTCTAAAGTGATCAGCTTCCCTCTGGCCCACCCTGCCACCATGGTATCTCTGGCTTGCTCTCATGGGACTTCTCCtaagaagatagaaagaaacGTTTTATTCAACCCAGATCAGAAGGTACCACCAGACTGAAATACTTCCCGTCTAAATCTAGCTCCGTGAACCATtgactcaaagacagctataCCACCAGGAAGTCCCTTAGGGCGGCGTGAAGCTATACAGCTGTGAAGTCCTAACCCATGGTCTTCGCACCACAGAAAAGTCCCCTGGACAACTTATGAGTGACTACCCTATCAAAAGAGTTTGTCTCCCACAAGTAACTTGGGGAGTAACTTTATAGAAACTTGGGGAAGGGATGGCCTTGTGAGCCTCCTGAGTCTAGGAAACCTCCCATGACTGACCTCTATGAGGGAATGCTACTAGGCCTAATCAGATAAGGATCTCAACTGGGTGATCACCGTTTGGATTCAAGAGGGCACCGAGCATATCCAACACACAGGGTTAAGCTTCACAATGCCTTCTTGCTCCTGCATTCTCTCCACTCCCTCCGATGCCCAGTGTTCCTTGAGCCCCGGAGAGGTGACAATAAGGTGTATCGTTATTCTCTTCTATTAAGGGCCCAGCATTGAACCACTCTGCCACAGTAACAGTCATTTATTCTAGG encodes the following:
- the Srd5a3 gene encoding polyprenol reductase isoform X1; translated protein: MAGWTGAALSALNPLRALWLALAAAFLLALLLQLAPGRLLPSCALFQDLLRYGKTKQSGPQRSAVCRAFDVPKRYFSHFYVISVLWNGYLLWLLSQSLFLGAPFPNWLRTLLRTLGATQFRALGMESKASQMLVGELALSAFLVLVFLWVHSLRRLFECFCISIFSNAVIHIVQYCFGLVYYVLVGLTVLSQVPMDDKNVYVLGRNLLKQARWFHILGMMMFFWSSAHQYKCHVILSNLRRNKKGVIIHCQHRIPFGDWFEYVSSANYLAELMIYISMAVTFGFYNLTWWLVVMYVFFSQALSAFFNHKFYRSTFVSYPKHRKAFLPFLF
- the Srd5a3 gene encoding polyprenol reductase isoform X2; the encoded protein is MAGWTGAALSALNPLRALWLALAAAFLLALLLQLAPGRLLPSCALFQDLLRYGKTKQSGPQRSAVCRAFDVPKRYFSHFYVISVLWNGYLLWLLSQSLFLGAPFPNWLRTLLRTLGATQFRVGELALSAFLVLVFLWVHSLRRLFECFCISIFSNAVIHIVQYCFGLVYYVLVGLTVLSQVPMDDKNVYVLGRNLLKQARWFHILGMMMFFWSSAHQYKCHVILSNLRRNKKGVIIHCQHRIPFGDWFEYVSSANYLAELMIYISMAVTFGFYNLTWWLVVMYVFFSQALSAFFNHKFYRSTFVSYPKHRKAFLPFLF